Part of the Geobacter pickeringii genome, GCCGGTACGAAGCCGCTTCGGACGCCAGGAAGGTGAGCGTCCGCGACCTCGGATCATAGCGGTTCCCCTTCAGGAGGGTCCCCACCTCGGCGGCAACGGTTTCCCGCTCCGCGTCATTCAACTCTCCGGCATCGCGGCCATAGCGCTGGCGGGCGATGGCCTGCGCCGTCTCCCCCGCCAGCGTATGGAGGTACTCCGCGGAGAAATCGGGCCCCAGGTAGGCGCCGTGCCCCCAGACGGTCCCGTTCTCCATGAGGCCGTACCTGAGGAACACCTGCTGCCCCGCAAGGATGTCGGCCCCGGTGAAGATGGTTGTCCCGTCACCGCTCACCACCCTGTCGGGGATCGGCGGCGCATCCTGGTAGCTTCGGACGGCGATCCAGATCAGCACCGTGAACCCGAGCACGAGGACGAGGATGACGGAATTCCGCCACCAGGGCGAAAGGGTTTCGACCGGCGTGGTTCGTTCGGCCATGTGCGTCCCTCCTTCCCGCTTCCATCCTTGGACATGGGGACGTATCGTCCATCACAACCATCTGATAACAGGCGGGCGCACAGACAACAGTACAACCTTTTCCGGGAAATACAAACCGTCATCCCGGTGCGTGAAGGGCGCGGCTTGACCTTGCCGGGGAATGCGATACCGTAGGGTGCAGGCAACGAACAATCGGGGGGAGACGAGAATGAACGACGAAAAGACGCTCCAGGCGGAAAATGGTGGCTCCACCAGGACCATTGGCGGATTCGTGGCCGAGGATTACCGGACGGCAGAGGTTTTCGAGCGGCACGGGATCGATTTCTGCTGCGGCGGAAATGTTCCCCTTGATGTCGCCTGCCGGCAGAAAGGGATCGACCCGGCCGTCATCCTGGGCGAGATCGAAGCGGCAAAGCAGGAACCGATGGAGCGGAGCCAGAATTTTGCGGCATGGGAACTCCCGTTCCTCGCCGATTACATCGTCGCCGTCCACCATGCCTACATCAAGGATAATGCCGGCCAGATCACCCTGTACGCCCGCAAGGTCGCCGAGGTCCACGGCAGCCGCCATCCCGAAGTGAAGGAGATCGCCGCAATCTTCGACGGGGTTGCCACCGATCTGGCCGCCCATCTGCGCGAGGAGGAGGAAGTCTTCTTCCCGGCCGTGAAACGGGCCGATGCGGCGAGAAAGGCCGGCAGGACTCCGGAGCAGAACGACATCGAAGCGATCAGCGGGGATCTGGTGAAACTCCGCCGGGAGCACGAAGAGGTGGGGGACGCGATTCACACCATCCGCCGCCTTGCCGGGGATTTCGTGGTTCCCGGCGACGCCTGCAACACCTACACGGTCACCTACCGGAAGCTGAAGGAGTTCGAGGACGACCTCCACAAGCACGTGCACCTGGAAAACAACATCCTTTTT contains:
- the ric gene encoding iron-sulfur cluster repair di-iron protein — protein: MNDEKTLQAENGGSTRTIGGFVAEDYRTAEVFERHGIDFCCGGNVPLDVACRQKGIDPAVILGEIEAAKQEPMERSQNFAAWELPFLADYIVAVHHAYIKDNAGQITLYARKVAEVHGSRHPEVKEIAAIFDGVATDLAAHLREEEEVFFPAVKRADAARKAGRTPEQNDIEAISGDLVKLRREHEEVGDAIHTIRRLAGDFVVPGDACNTYTVTYRKLKEFEDDLHKHVHLENNILFLKAERELISSAS